The following DNA comes from Gemmatimonadaceae bacterium.
GGTGCGCAGCGGCATCGGGCATCCGGCCGAAATGCGGCGGACGCTGGAGTCGATCGGCCTGCGCCACCATCAGGATGAAGTGGTGCGGCAGGATTCGCCGTCGCTGCGAGGGCAGATCAAGCACGTGCGTCACCTGGTGACGGTGACGCCGGTGGAGGAGTGACGACAGTGGCCAAAGAACAGCGCGAGATGCCCGAGCACATCGGCCTGCACAATCTGGTGCCGGCGCCGGGTTCGCATCGCAACCGGAAGCGGTTAGGCCGAGGTCCGGGTTCAGGCACGGGCAAGACGTCGGGCAAAGGCCACAAGGGCATCAAGGCACGCGCGGGACATCACGGTCCCGGCGGCAACAAGCCGCATTTCGAGGGCGGCCAGATGCCGTTGACGCGCCGGCTGCCCAAGCGCGGCTTCACCAATCCATTCCGGGTGGAGTCGCAGGTCGTGCACCTGAGTGACATCAATGATTTGGAGTCGAAGGACGACATCACGGCCGACGTCCTCATCGAGGCGGGACTGATCCGGAAGGGGAAGGGACCGGCCAAGCTGCTGGCCAACGGCGCGTTGACGCGCGCCGTGACGGTCCGCGGCATCCGGGTGAGCGCGGCGGTGCGTGAGCGTATTGTCGCGGCCGGAGGCCGCGTCGAGGACTGACATGGCGCAGGAGAACGCGGCGGCCCAGCTCGTCAACAGCATCTTCAAGACGCCCGAACTGAAGTCGCGTATCGGCTT
Coding sequences within:
- the rpmD gene encoding 50S ribosomal protein L30, producing MPRTFVWHRTRGPKRTAPEALTTGKVRIKQVRSGIGHPAEMRRTLESIGLRHHQDEVVRQDSPSLRGQIKHVRHLVTVTPVEE
- the rplO gene encoding 50S ribosomal protein L15; this encodes MAKEQREMPEHIGLHNLVPAPGSHRNRKRLGRGPGSGTGKTSGKGHKGIKARAGHHGPGGNKPHFEGGQMPLTRRLPKRGFTNPFRVESQVVHLSDINDLESKDDITADVLIEAGLIRKGKGPAKLLANGALTRAVTVRGIRVSAAVRERIVAAGGRVED